Part of the Montipora foliosa isolate CH-2021 chromosome 13, ASM3666993v2, whole genome shotgun sequence genome is shown below.
ACCCTTTGATTAAAGTGCGGGACTATCTTGAGGTTTTCCTGCAGGGATAGCATGCATGTTTTCAGGCTGGCTTAGATTACGGATCCGAGCAACAAATTTATGTATCTTCTGTGGTTCTGATCTCAAGTCGGCCTCGCTTTTTCAGTAACTGATTGATTGTGTTCTTTCTGGTGGATTTATTTACGCTGCTGTGTTCAGTTAAATTGTCTACAAACGGagagattttaaagcaaaatatcTTGATTCTTTCTTACTTTGGACTGGAAAAAGAAATTATGCATACATTTGTAAAACGGGGCTTTGAGTAAATGTAACAATACAACGGAAGTTACGGACAAAATTTACCTAAAATTGGTAcaaaaatataaagatcttcaaaacaaaattttcagctcaagaaacCAAACAGCTACAGCACCTGCTAATTGACCTTGAAGTGTTCAGGTAATGGAAAACCAAAATaaactgggcccggttgttcaaaagccgattaaccctTAATTCAGGATTAGCGGAAACTttggtttcaagttttcaacgttttggtgaaactttcgtttaattattttgttttttcaagattgacttcttctaatgtaacgtTTTGCGGAATATCAGCTTTGAACAATATTCGGGAGTCTTAGTATGATTCTTATATGAAAGGGACCAGCTGTCTGTGAAGGGGGCAGACAGGTTGGGACTTTAAAACCGTGcaacgttttctttctttttaatttgacaGTTCCTCCTAAGACCAAACTTGCTTTGACAGTTCGTCCTACGACCACACTTGCTTTGGCAGTTCGTCCTAAGATCACACTTGCAAATAAATTGTATGTCGAGCGAGAGCAGACTGCTTCACTCAACTGCGTAGTGGAAGGAAATCCAATACCTTCAATTCAATGGAGTCCTTGTGATCTTCCAAGAATTTGTTGTAATGGACAGCACCTTAGTATTTCTCGAGTGCAGACTTCAAGGGCTTATTACACCTGTACTGCAGTGAATGATGTGGGAAGGGATTCTGAAAGCACGGTTCTCAGTAAGTTTCAAGGCAATAATCTTTGTCTATGTTAcagattaaatttaaattcaggttaaaGTGGTTTCAACCTagttcattttcattttgaatTAGTTTGAAGTTGAAACTATGAAACATCAAAAATCCATCAATTATTCGCAAGTAcgtgtatattggtaagtaaatcgGTGCTGGAAGTAAGTGGATGTGGTTGGCGTATGTCATGAGTTAGTCTTTAAAAGGCCCTtggttgttattaagtctaagtaactgattttaaatggttagcagtAAGGTTGGGTATACTGTGCATGATAGCCAATTCTGCTTGTTTTCTCAGAGGTTGTGAAAAGGGCATCATTCATAGCTGAATCCCCTTAGCAAGGCAGAGGTCGACAATATGAAAATATCATGTCCAAAGGGACAATAAAAGAAATACTTAAACATACATgatgttttgttgattttttatttgcttAGATATCATTTCTACTTGCTAGATCTTCTGCTTACATTAATTGAATTAATATAATCAAAACCATGTGAAAATCTTGAAAAGTCACAATAACAAAACTAAGTCGAACTCCTGATAGCGTAGTTGGAAAAAGGATTCTTAACTACTGTTCAGAAGGCATTTTGCAGGCTCTTGTATAGATGATTTACTTTAAATGATCAAATAAAGTGTTATGTCACATAGTGATACATCCAAACTTTGTAGTTATTTAGGCAACCGTGCATTCTTCAATTTGCGCAAGTAGTACAAGTTCGAACCTCTGCtttcatctacatctacatctacatctacatctacatctacatgttccagcactcgtcaaaagtccctttttgacttgagactgtttctgcttaggtggcctcatacaccacaagcctttttagagacatcaccgccaagccggccacttctactggagagaacaggacaaccacaacaccggggactttattccctactcttcttgaatagtgcttgggttctttaacgtcccacagggaacttatgaacatagaagatatttgtgagacgggacctacggtttatagtccttatccgagaagacttgaaagtctaaccatttgcagatgaaattacaaaggcagcactttctcctcagttatttaaagatcctgagtgttgatctggctggggttcgaacccgcgacctcccgcgtgacagcccgaccttcaaccaactgagccaccggtgcgcttTTTTGGCtttccttctttcctttttttgtttgtttgttatattCTCTTTGTGATGTGAATActttttgttgtaatatttttattttgactAATATATTGCAACCCTTTTATCAATTTGGTCTTCAGCTTCTTTTACTGGCTTCTCTCATCTGTTTGCAGCATTTCTTGACTTTGCGGGGGAGATTAAATGCTATGATGGGTTGAAAGTTTATGCTGCTAATAAATTCGACTTCTTCTTCCATGAATGTTACAAGTTCTATTCTTTAATTAAACTGCAAATGTTTGCCTGTTCCAGTAGACCCTGAGTCGATCAGTGGATTCCTTAGTTCACCACGAAAATGTGTAATGTTGTGTTTGCGGCAAAGTTAGTCATCACTTAACTCACAAATTCTTTTCCGTTGTCAGATTGCAACTTTATCCGAAATCCCACAATCCATGCCCGAATAGACGTTCTAGGGTACCGGTTCTGGCAACTTCTGATGTTTCTATATGTTTGAGAGGAAATGCCCACAAGTACACGAGTATGCAAAGTCAGTCATCACTTAACTCACAAATTCTTTTCCGTTGTCAGATCGCAACTTTATCCGAAATCCCACAATCCATGCCCGAATAGACGTTCTAGGGTACCGGTTCTGGCAACTTCTCATGTTTCTATATGTTTGAGAGGAAATGCTCACAAGTACTTTCCGTTAGGATCTTCAACGTGAAGAGCCCTGTTATGCTCCTTAGAACAGTTTCAGGTTAAACATCATTCAGATGTATTTGCCGACGGAAAAAGAAAACCGCATGCTTGAAATGGATTTGTCATGGTTCTGTTGTGGTGACTAGTAATGCTGCCTGGTTCCTGGTGCTTCTGAAAGTATTCTATGTAATTCCTTTTTAGAAACGACATTTTTGTTGTCACTGTTGACGATCAAGAGCCTGTTTTTTGCAGGCAATTTTCGCATTTATTGGACTGGAGAGATCTGAGCATTTTCGCTCTTCTTCAGATAAATTTAGCCATCCTTTATTTTCTCCTTAAAATCCGCGAGTCCTAAATAATGTGTCTTGCTATCTACACATTTTGTGGACTGATTAAGCTCGTTCAACATTTCCTAAAAGTACTCAGAGTTCACTCAAACACTGCTGCTGGTCGTTCCATCGGCAGCCATATTTTTCCAAGTCTCACGTCGTGTCATGTACACATGTGCGGAACTGTAGTTACCGCGGGGGCTTAGAAATAGCTTACACTCTTTGGTAGTAAAAATGTACAATCAAGAGGTAGATGGGGAAGATAAGTTGGAAAAGTGATTTCATTTACtgatttctatttttctttcctttcttttttaaccCCCCTAAAAGTTCAGGcactgtttttcttttattacatCACAGAAAATAATAGATAGTCGATGATAAACTAGTTTGAAACATTTTAACCTACTGTAggtgaatttgttttcaaactagtttaaaataaaatggcttgggttgaaatcattttaacctgaattcaatttcaacctgtaacatcTCTCTTAAGCCAGCGGCACAGTTCTGTATGTAACAGACAGTACCATTAGAGCGCAGAATCCACGGGGTAACTACGCCTATGGTGCAGTGAATAATGTGGGAAGTGATTGTTTGTAAGCTGCAAGCCATTAATTCTTGTTTCACTTGGGCTTCAAGGAAGTGAAAACTTCCTTGCCAATCATCTTCGAGTTGAACCGATCGGAATGCTTAAGagacaatttttaaactgtATTTATATATAAGGTCTTCAACATCATACAACAAGTCCAGACCTTTTTACCTGTGAGCTACAGCAGATATCACTGAAAAATTGATGACCATGACAAACGTTTCAGTTTCTCAGTATACAGTGCATATTTGTACCATATTGAAAGTAACTGTTAATTAAGTAGCTTCTTctaacttttctttttaattttgtcacaGTTATAGGAGGCTATAACATTTACTTACGAATCACCACAATCGGAGAATGTGAAAACAAAGATTCTGTTTGGAGGACTCTACAGAATGaggtaatttagattttgaaagagACCGACTGTCCAAGTAAATGAAAGGCTTCAACCGTAATTATTGCTTCCTGTAGCATAGCATGAAATTGTTATGACAAAAAACAAAGTTATTTGCTATATGCTGTTTTTTAggccttaattaattaaaaagcgCCCACACTATTGAGAACTATTATTCTTGTGGGTGATAACGAAGACTTTTAGCGATTCAAAGGGTTTTGTTTCTGGTTACACTAAGAATACTGAGAAACGCGTTGCTAACAATTGACCCCTGTAATTAGGAGTGCATCTTTCATTTTGTGGTATGCAATATTACAAGtcttcaagttcaagttcaaaagTATAAGTTCAAaacctgaaaagcccttgatgGCTTAAAATAAGTCCACTCTCTTAGAAGTGCTACGTCGTAGGTTGTTCATTGCTACCAGCTATGAATTTCTTTTCCTGGCACAGTTAAATTGACACtgaactagttttttttttcttacattaatTAAATGGCTATGATTTTAGTTGGTCAAGGTCTTCGCCAATACTCAAAGCTACAATGGTGCAGAACTAATGGATGTTAGGTGAGGAAATCTTTGACAGCATTTTAAAACCATGCAAATTGTGAATGTTTTATCTGCTATACAAGGTGCTAAAGTGCGCGGGAATTTTTGGGCTTTCTTACAAGTCCCCGGTAAAAATTTTTATTAGATCACAGTCACACAAAAACCTACAGCAAACGCTTGTAAAAGATGGACGGGTTTTCTTCCTTTATCacaaaattacctttttttCCTGCGAATAATAAAAGTGATATCTTGAAGATGTCAGTGTAAGGTCATATCTTGAAGATGTCTCAAGGCCTACAAAATAACACCAATCCTAATCTACTTCGTAACAGCAGATATGGACCGGTGGAAAACAACCCTCATTTAAAACCACACAGAGGGAGCGTTACATTCAAGGCAGATCAACACCAACAGTGGCATATGTCAAAGCGATTGTCTTTCTCTCACCTCTCCTCCTCTGCATGGCCTTTGCTCCACTATCCTGTCTCCTGAACAACAGCAAGTATGGTTATACTACAGTTTCATCCACTATCAACCATCTACAGTGTATTCTACATGGATGACCTGAAAACTCACACTAAGAATGACCAAGAACAAACAGGCCTTTTGATCATACTGAAAAGCTTCAGTAACGATATAAAAGAGGAGTTTGGGGCTAGAAAAATGTGCTAAAGCTACATTCAAAAATGGAAAACTTGCTACAGGCAATTGCAACGTAAACATCCAACTAAATTGACCTATACTACACCACCATCCAAGACTTAGAACATGAAGGCACATATAAATGCCTGGGAGTAAATGAAAAACACGGAAAACAGCATgccaaaatgaaattgaaagaaagaaTTAGAAAGGGGTTCTTACGAAGAATAAGAACGATAACAAAATCCGAATTCAATGCATCACATGCACCCTGGCTATGCCAGTCGTAACGTACAGCTTTACATCGTTGAGTAGAAAGTGCATGAAAGAGATCAGGAAACTTGAccgaaaaagaagaaaaatatttatatatgtGGACAGACGGTACCTCCCCAGGAACGAGGGTGGCTTAACTCAGCTGGAACCTGCCtataaaataacaacaacacacCTGGATACTTACCTTAACACCAAGCATTTCGCCCTTCTCGGGACTGCTGGAGAGCatctaaaacaaaaggaaaagtaCTTCATACTTAGCCAAGCCGCTACGTTCAGAGGAGAGTTCAAAATATAAAGACCTTGAAATTGAGATCGAACGAATGTGGGCAGTGAAAGTTACAACGATACCAGTGGTGATAGGAGCCCTGAGGCTAATAGAGAAAGAAATGGAGAAATTCACCTCACAGATTCCGGGTAACATCCAAATTCAAGAACTACAGAAGATCACATCCCTTGGAACATCTCACATCCTAAGAAAGGCACTATCCGTCATATATACTTCTACCTTGATCAAACCCTAGGCCCAAAGAATAGGCCCGGTTATTACGTTGTATTTTGGCATAACGTTAAAGgattaagaagaagaagaagaagaagaagaacaacaacaacaacaacaacaagaaaaacatGATGAAGATGAGGTCAAGTTCTGACCTGGACGACCGGATAATATTAGCATGGAGTTAGAAAAGATGTGAATGTTATATCGATGACGCATTCCACCGTGCTGCTGATGAAActaaaaaaactgttttcatttaaaaaaatagcaTGATAAAACGAATGGTAAAATTTAATTCTAGTATTTACTGTTACAGATGTGAAAGTCTCATCTTTGAGTTGGTCTTGAGGTTCAACATTGAGGTTGCAGAAGATCGTATAATTTCCACAATTCGAAATGCTACTGTGAATGGAAGGTTTGGAGAATTAAGTGTCAATGCATCGTCTATCATTGGAGTTCCACCAGTCATAAAAACTGCAACCACGTCATCACCGACAGACAAAACTACTCAAAAAACAAATGGTATGATTTTCTTTAAAGGTTAAGTTTACGTTTAGCCCTGTTTTTACCAGAAGAATATTATATTCATATTTCATTCTTAACAAATGAAATCTCATTTTCTTTCTGGGAAGTGAATAAGTCTCACAGAGTGCAGTGATAAGGGTTTTGCTTTATCTTTCGTCTCCCTTAGTACACTTCATGCACCAGCTTCATTTATCTCCATTTTTAAGGGTTTTGCTTTATCTTTCGTTTAAGGGTTTTGCTTTATCTTTCGTCTCCCTTAGTACACTTCATGCACCAGCTTCATTTATctccatttttaaaaaatattttccaagcAGTAGTACCAAGGACGCAATACCTGGACGCAACTTGGTAAACTCATTCCATTTTAAATGTACTCTTGGGACTTGTTTGTGATAATGAGTATCGTTTAACCAACCACAGTGCCTCGTTCATCTCCACAATTTAGTTCTTTGCCACGAAAAAcatttaatactgaaacaaagTGCCCATTATCCCATATTGAGTTCTTCAAACGCTCACGACCAGTTTGCTTGTACTGGTCCTGTGTGTGCCTAAATTGTGGTTCCAACAATTTAAATCTGACAAAGAAATAAGTACTTCACTCGAATGGACGTCCTATTTTCATCAAATTTCCGAGAGAACAACTGCAAAGAGCAGTGTCAGCAATTTTGCAAGAGCAAATTCTCTTTATTGTGCATGTGCCCTTGGTTTTTCCAACGCAAACATTGAGAAGGTGTGCATAAAAGTGGCAAACGATGCCAGCACCACAAATGAGAAACATTCAGGAGGCGAGAGATCATTTTACATCTGGACGCCTCTCGTTTTATGATCATTATTTTGCTGTTACTTCTTCGTCAGAGACATTCAGATTTGGCTAGAAGTGCCAAATGCAATATGACTCAAATGCACAATCCTTGCTCACAAGGTCATGAAAAGACCCCAAGTTGATTGCAATAAATGAATACACCTTTTTCCGatggccgtcattttagtatgcttttttttttgttttcaaaataaccCTCGTTGCCTCGTTCTGAAACTAAAAGTTCCAAAGACCATTTacccttgaacgaggcaacgaGGGCTAATTTgcagaagaacaaaagaatactaaaatggtggccatttcgGAATGAGGTAACTATCAAATCACTTCACGCTTGGataaattgacttcaaaactTATATCGTATTCAGTCTAGTGTCCTGCTGGTAACACATTTATATAATCAAGATGATATTCAGCAATTTCAGGACTCAACATTTTGGGCTGTGATCTTCAGCCTTTCTGGCTCTTTCAAATTACTAGTTTGCCGAacacctcattttttttatctattaatttttaagttttaagaaTGCAAGACCAAAGAGCATTGAGTCATTTGTTGGTGATATATTTCCATTTTCAGTTGAGAAATGTAGCTGCACCACTTTCGTCATTGTGATCGTTATACTCATTGCGATCATTGTTGCTCTTATTGTCTACATTATTTGGCTCCATAGAAGAGGTAACTATTTCTTTATTGATCATCATGGACGTAAGTGTTATTTTGGTGTTTGTGATTACTGACTTCGCCTAATTAGGCACGGCTATTATAGCAACCCAATCCTGCTAATTTTCGAAGCAGCAACGAGAATTCTGCGCGTTGATCTTTGCGAACAGTGTGTTCTTGGACGTCTCACAAAGGTTATGGTCAAAAGTTGTGAAACTTGACAAATTAGGAAAAGAAAACATGGTTTAGGGCTCCTATTTGAaaagagtaaaaaagaaaagcttGTGCAGATCTCCTTACAAGATGCAGCACCTTCTCCAGGGTGATTTTACGACATTAAGTGAAAGCACAGTCTGGGTTTGAACTCAAGGTTCAGTGTCCTTTGAACTAAGCCAAGTTGCAATTGGTCGCCTTGCTGTTGGTATTATAGTTCCAGTTTGCTTTTGTGATCCCGTAAACGTTTGATCCTCCACAACAAGCAAGAGTGTTTGAGGAGAGAGAAGAGAGTTAATATTGTGTTGCCCTCAACTGGGGAAAACAATGAGAGATTGAAGATTGGTTGCAAGAACATGAGCTAGTAAACATTATGTAGATGTTAACCAGGAAGAATGAATTTCACAGGCATGGGCTTCATGCTTTTTTTTCCCcctatatttgtttacattaacTCATGTACTCTAATGGCAACAGATGCCATATCAAAGTTTGCGAAGTTAGGTAGTCAAGGTTAGATGTTTGACTGagtttatttcaaaataataaaaatgcatatggaaaatttatttttaagatcCGGTTCCCAAAAGCTTCGAATGCAGACGAGACAAGGTTTCCACAGAATTATCAACAGGCAAGTTTTGTTGACTTTTTGTAGAAGGCAAAAAAAACTTAGAGGCTATTCAGAGTATTCTTTTTCCTGAAGGGTCAATCGAATATAACCATACCACCATCCGTTTCTCAGTAATTTTCCATCATTTGTTTTCTAGGGACTGAAGGACAGAAAAGGTAATCAAGAGCTATTTGCTTTTAGTGTCGTATATTTGCTTCTCTCACTCCCAATAGCAAATGACTCAATTTCACCAGTACATGATAACTTCCTTTCGTTAAGAATTTTCAGCTTTTGGGAGTCTACCAAGAGTAATGTAGGCCATTTTTTCCCGTTATACATCACACGAGCTCTATGTAAAGAGAATAAGACGTTCATGTGGGTCAGTTGCATATAGAAGTTACGCTATTGCTTGTTTCATAAtataattttcaacaataagtCACACAGAGGCAGATGGAAGCCAAGTTTCATGTTATGATtaaaaatgacttcaaaaagtAACCTTCGTTTATCGTTTTCTTGCTgctattctttctttctttcatatttatttctttattttccttcttctttttaaaataaagggcTTGTAAAGAGCCACCACATGCCAGTGGAACGGAAAACACGGTATACTTCTATGATGTGCAGTTCTGAGTCTGCTTTTTTCTTCActtatgttttgttttctattattattttacGAAACGGCGATCATTATTAAACTcgttaaattctatttttagccTTCGGTGGAAATGGACAATGCTGGATACGAACAGCTCACCCCTCCCAATGGCTTGCAAGTAGGTCAATACGCCCCTCTTAATACTTCTGCACGCTCGTGGGAAATCCCCAGACATCGTGTGACCATTGAGAAGGTTATTGGAAAAGGTGCTTTTGGTCAAGTTGCCAAGGCAACAGCGGATGGTCTCCAAGGAATGCCTCAGAAAACACTTGTTGCAGTGAAAATGTTGAAAGGTTAGTAGATGAGTCTTCAGACACGTTTAAAATGATAGCTGGGTAGGTACAATTTCTGTGTTCATTTCATAGACAGTGAACTCCACTGAAAATACCCTTTGCACAATGTCGCCCCGTTTTAAAAATTGACATGATTTCATATCGTTTGTTGTGGATTATTTTTGCATCCTTAAAAGTGGCTTGTGGAGAGAAAAAACTTTTAGTCCATTTTTCCCTGTGGGTTCAAGAGGTTGCTCGTGCGAAACGTCAACCTTACTAAATGGAACTAAGTTTCTTTTTCGGCCTTCCGCAGCAGCTTCTCCCGAGTCAGACAAGAAATACTTATTATCAGAGCTTGAAGTGATGAAGACCTTGAAACCACATCCACATGTTATTAAACTTATAGGCTGCGTAACTCAATCAGGTAAGCTATAGGTTCTCATCGTGCGATAGCCACCTTTACTTATTAATGTTCGATGTCATTagtaaacaattattgaatgaggctaaGTATCGTATGAAGAATTGTCCAGATGGAAGATGTATTCCACTGACGGGAATAAAGCACTCTGGTATTTCCATAACTCTTCACACCGCATCGTCTCAAACCCGCAATTATTATTCTATTTTTAATCCAAAATATTCACAGCTGTATCAAAGTGTACTTGACAACGTTTTAaggtgttttgaaagttctggTAAAAGGTAATTCGCCAAATACTCATTTCAGTAGGCATTTGAGGTCACTATTTTACTACGAATGACGTTTTGTCGGCTGGCTTGCAACAGTTGTCTAAGGAGTGGCTATAAAATTTGTATTTTAGCGTATCTCGTGCTTACGACGGATAGACAGTTTTCTTAAATGCCGTTAAGAAATGCATTTAGGGCCTTTCAATTTTCCTATGTCATCATTTGTAGAGCCATTCTTGGTGTTGATCGAATATGTCCCCCACGGTGATTTATTGGGTTACCTGAGAAAGAGCCGTGGTTTGCATGACACGTACTTCAAAGACCCAGATATCAAACCCCAAACCAGTCTGACGTCACAACAGCTGATGAAATTTGCTTGGCAAGTCG
Proteins encoded:
- the LOC137982368 gene encoding fibroblast growth factor receptor 4-like isoform X2 — encoded protein: MLGALIVLFAFKFNLSDCVSIQWKAPPPTQNISEAAVGDPEEHLSRTSLLEGTINGTLSWHFSLSSDLTFVTFSLKFNDTVIGKILPSGQVEVLQRFRNKYAIDWFPFQRIALIIFYVTTEMNGIFSCAVVAQTPTGFVTFTSKNKVEVVVPPKTKLALTVRPTTTLALAVRPKITLANKLYVEREQTASLNCVVEGNPIPSIQWSPCDLPRICCNGQHLSISRVQTSRAYYTCTAVNDVGRDSESTVLIIGGYNIYLRITTIGECENKDSVWRTLQNELVKVFANTQSYNGAELMDVRCESLIFELVLRFNIEVAEDRIISTIRNATVNGRFGELSVNASSIIGVPPVIKTATTSSPTDKTTQKTNVEKCSCTTFVIVIVILIAIIVALIVYIIWLHRRDPVPKSFECRRDKVSTELSTGTEGQKRACKEPPHASGTENTPSVEMDNAGYEQLTPPNGLQVGQYAPLNTSARSWEIPRHRVTIEKVIGKGAFGQVAKATADGLQGMPQKTLVAVKMLKASPESDKKYLLSELEVMKTLKPHPHVIKLIGCVTQSEPFLVLIEYVPHGDLLGYLRKSRGLHDTYFKDPDIKPQTSLTSQQLMKFAWQVADGMQYLSSRSIIHRDLAARNVWVGEREICKVTAFGMARDVGQENIYERKTKGRLPAKWTAYEALMYGTYTTKSDVWSFGVLLYEILTIGGSPYPRMDGREIAKLLQEGYRMPKPQHVDYELYKIMLSCWLEDPIARPTFLNLKDKLENMENQHKELINNDIYDDIQLYASVEDLAA
- the LOC137982368 gene encoding fibroblast growth factor receptor 4-like isoform X1, giving the protein MLGALIVLFAFKFNLSDCVSIQWKAPPPTQNISEAAVGDPEEHLSRTSLLEGTINGTLSWHFSLSSDLTFVTFSLKFNDTVIGKILPSGQVEVLQRFRNKYAIDWFPFQRIALIIFYVTTEMNGIFSCAVVAQTPTGFVTFTSKNKVEVVVPPKTKLALTVRPTTTLALAVRPKITLANKLYVEREQTASLNCVVEGNPIPSIQWSPCDLPRICCNGQHLSISRVQTSRAYYTCTAVNDVGRDSESTVLIIGGYNIYLRITTIGECENKDSVWRTLQNELVKVFANTQSYNGAELMDVRCESLIFELVLRFNIEVAEDRIISTIRNATVNGRFGELSVNASSIIGVPPVIKTATTSSPTDKTTQKTNVEKCSCTTFVIVIVILIAIIVALIVYIIWLHRRDPVPKSFECRRDKVSTELSTGTEGQKRACKEPPHASGTENTPSVEMDNAGYEQLTPPNGLQVGQYAPLNTSARSWEIPRHRVTIEKVIGKGAFGQVAKATADGLQGMPQKTLVAVKMLKAASPESDKKYLLSELEVMKTLKPHPHVIKLIGCVTQSEPFLVLIEYVPHGDLLGYLRKSRGLHDTYFKDPDIKPQTSLTSQQLMKFAWQVADGMQYLSSRSIIHRDLAARNVWVGEREICKVTAFGMARDVGQENIYERKTKGRLPAKWTAYEALMYGTYTTKSDVWSFGVLLYEILTIGGSPYPRMDGREIAKLLQEGYRMPKPQHVDYELYKIMLSCWLEDPIARPTFLNLKDKLENMENQHKELINNDIYDDIQLYASVEDLAA
- the LOC137982368 gene encoding tyrosine kinase receptor Cad96Ca-like isoform X4; this translates as MLGALIVLFAFKFNLSVIGGYNIYLRITTIGECENKDSVWRTLQNELVKVFANTQSYNGAELMDVRCESLIFELVLRFNIEVAEDRIISTIRNATVNGRFGELSVNASSIIGVPPVIKTATTSSPTDKTTQKTNVEKCSCTTFVIVIVILIAIIVALIVYIIWLHRRDPVPKSFECRRDKVSTELSTGTEGQKRACKEPPHASGTENTPSVEMDNAGYEQLTPPNGLQVGQYAPLNTSARSWEIPRHRVTIEKVIGKGAFGQVAKATADGLQGMPQKTLVAVKMLKAASPESDKKYLLSELEVMKTLKPHPHVIKLIGCVTQSEPFLVLIEYVPHGDLLGYLRKSRGLHDTYFKDPDIKPQTSLTSQQLMKFAWQVADGMQYLSSRSIIHRDLAARNVWVGEREICKVTAFGMARDVGQENIYERKTKGRLPAKWTAYEALMYGTYTTKSDVWSFGVLLYEILTIGGSPYPRMDGREIAKLLQEGYRMPKPQHVDYELYKIMLSCWLEDPIARPTFLNLKDKLENMENQHKELINNDIYDDIQLYASVEDLAA
- the LOC137982368 gene encoding fibroblast growth factor receptor 4-like isoform X3, whose protein sequence is MLGALIVLFAFKFNLSDCVSIQWKAPPPTQNISEAAVGDPEEHLSRTSLLEGTINGTLSWHFSLSSDLTFVTFSLKFNDTVIGKILPSGQVEVLQRFRNKYAIDWFPFQRIALIIFYVTTEMNGIFSCAVVAQTPTGFVTFTSKNKVEVVVPPKTKLALTVRPTTTLALAVRPKITLANKLYVEREQTASLNCVVEGNPIPSIQWSPCDLPRICCNGQHLSISRVQTSRAYYTCTAVNDVGRDSESTVLIIGGYNIYLRITTIGECENKDSVWRTLQNELVKVFANTQSYNGAELMDVRCESLIFELVLRFNIEVAEDRIISTIRNATVNGRFGELSVNASSIIGVPPVIKTATTSSPTDKTTQKTNVEKCSCTTFVIVIVILIAIIVALIVYIIWLHRRVPKSFECRRDKVSTELSTGTEGQKRACKEPPHASGTENTPSVEMDNAGYEQLTPPNGLQVGQYAPLNTSARSWEIPRHRVTIEKVIGKGAFGQVAKATADGLQGMPQKTLVAVKMLKAASPESDKKYLLSELEVMKTLKPHPHVIKLIGCVTQSEPFLVLIEYVPHGDLLGYLRKSRGLHDTYFKDPDIKPQTSLTSQQLMKFAWQVADGMQYLSSRSIIHRDLAARNVWVGEREICKVTAFGMARDVGQENIYERKTKGRLPAKWTAYEALMYGTYTTKSDVWSFGVLLYEILTIGGSPYPRMDGREIAKLLQEGYRMPKPQHVDYELYKIMLSCWLEDPIARPTFLNLKDKLENMENQHKELINNDIYDDIQLYASVEDLAA